From Candidatus Atelocyanobacterium thalassa isolate ALOHA, a single genomic window includes:
- a CDS encoding DNA double-strand break repair nuclease NurA → MLDISKITEKIPKIGKYLRQEASANSQKLERGRTILQEAQKQQQNLIKKYYDWHQDLNFKTAIPVEPLDTCLNINCNSHDHSVFATDGSQIVPSHHEIAYCYLINIGRVILHYGKILHPLLESIPEVYYHPEDLNISRKWGIKTEEWLCYQRLILENQNLAQISCNWVDNLNNSTGHFLSIVDGPLTYWFLEGLSEEVHDLILEPIQEAWDKLKFFNIPLIGYVSSSSSIEGINFLRLHNCIFDNPDCVNNCNNFLKRQTPCQIIEPLKDITLWGEILKPGQRGPLWKSTANILKSYKKKQHIYFCYINIGSEIARIEFPEWVAENSRLLNQALEIVFSQVNKGFGYPIALSEAHNQAVIHGRDRRHFFSMLERQMVQSGIRNVKTSYKETRKRNSIA, encoded by the coding sequence ATGTTAGATATCTCTAAAATTACTGAAAAAATTCCAAAAATTGGCAAATACTTAAGACAAGAAGCTTCCGCTAATTCTCAAAAATTAGAAAGAGGACGAACCATACTTCAAGAAGCACAAAAACAACAACAAAATTTAATTAAAAAATATTATGATTGGCATCAAGATTTAAATTTCAAGACGGCTATCCCTGTTGAGCCTTTAGATACTTGCCTAAATATTAATTGCAATTCACATGATCATAGTGTATTTGCTACCGATGGGTCTCAAATTGTTCCTTCACATCATGAAATTGCTTATTGTTATTTAATTAATATAGGTAGAGTCATCCTCCACTATGGAAAAATACTACATCCTTTATTAGAAAGTATTCCTGAGGTATATTATCATCCTGAAGATCTTAATATATCAAGAAAATGGGGGATTAAGACTGAAGAATGGCTATGCTATCAAAGACTTATATTAGAAAATCAAAACCTAGCACAAATATCATGTAATTGGGTTGATAACCTTAATAATTCTACTGGTCATTTTTTATCTATTGTCGATGGTCCTTTGACATATTGGTTTTTAGAAGGATTATCAGAAGAAGTTCATGATTTAATATTAGAGCCTATTCAAGAAGCTTGGGATAAGTTAAAGTTTTTCAATATTCCTTTAATAGGTTATGTTAGCTCTTCAAGTAGTATCGAAGGAATAAACTTCTTAAGATTACATAACTGTATTTTTGATAATCCTGATTGTGTTAATAATTGTAATAATTTTTTAAAAAGACAGACCCCATGCCAAATTATTGAACCTTTAAAAGATATTACTTTGTGGGGAGAAATTCTTAAACCAGGGCAAAGAGGTCCACTTTGGAAAAGTACTGCTAATATCCTGAAATCATATAAAAAAAAGCAACATATATATTTTTGCTATATAAATATTGGTAGTGAAATAGCAAGAATAGAATTTCCTGAGTGGGTTGCCGAAAATTCACGATTACTTAATCAAGCACTCGAAATAGTTTTCTCTCAAGTTAATAAAGGTTTCGGTTATCCAATAGCTTTATCAGAAGCTCACAATCAAGCTGTAATTCATGGACGTGATCGAAGACATTTCTTTTCTATGTTAGAGAGGCAAATGGTTCAATCTGGAATTCGAAATGTAAAAACTTCTTATAAAGAGACAAGAAAACGTAATAGTATTGCTTAA
- the priA gene encoding primosomal protein N': protein MIPNQRYFTKSNQSNFQMAEVLVDCPGLEKPYTYGIPENLTIKPGDIVNVPFKARIIGGIVLNYVTSYPNNIDYQQIKYINDVITTSFFSEKYWETLNEVAQYYHTDLVNVIKAALPPRLLGKSQRRIRLITEVVNYETKDLHNSSIKILDLLQKTKSKSYSVKYLQSKIKDYYKGIKVLKKLGWIEDYLEMPNNSQVKKQKLVTQLDKDNSSDLTSKQLVVLEILQLNNGSILLSELLATSQVSFSVVQALENKKHLYIEYREKLRLPKQTLEKIGLKKTLTSDQAKALNIINSLEQYAEVLLHGVTGSGKTEVYIQAISTLLNKGKSALVLVPEIGLTSQLMDRFQERFEDLVFVYHSNLSDGERYDTWRQMLDGKPKIVIGTRSAVFSPLFNLGLIVLDEEHDSSFKQTQISPTYHARKVAKIRGGLENCPVILGSATPSLESWISVHHSNKSSLNSHYLSLPERINSRPLPPIEVVDMRNELKLGNKSIFSRSLKNSLSNLKKQQHQAILFIGRRGHSTFVSCRSCGYVMKCPNCDVSLAYHYDDKSCGVLKCHYCNSSQLQPVNCPECKSPYFKFFGNGTQKVTEALNREFPELSFLRFDSDTTRQKGSYRNLLNKFSEGKVDVLVGTQMLTKGLDIDRVTLVGVVSADGLLYLSDYYASERAFQTLMQVSGRAGRGKEPGQVIIQTYVPENTVIQTVKKHNYEGFVQKELIRREELNLPPYGRLLLIQLSSFNAIEVEKTSEVFYDFLVKSFTLDCEILGPAPANITKLEKRYRWQILLKFKSKLQVTTAEIKAWHKMCPSSVKLRIDVDPIYIN from the coding sequence ATGATTCCTAATCAAAGATATTTTACTAAATCTAATCAATCAAATTTTCAAATGGCTGAAGTTTTAGTTGATTGTCCAGGACTAGAAAAACCCTACACTTATGGTATCCCTGAAAATTTAACAATAAAACCTGGTGATATTGTTAATGTCCCTTTTAAAGCACGAATCATAGGGGGTATTGTTCTTAATTATGTTACTTCTTATCCTAATAATATTGATTACCAGCAAATTAAATATATCAATGATGTAATTACAACAAGTTTTTTTTCTGAAAAATATTGGGAAACGTTGAATGAAGTTGCACAATATTATCATACAGATTTAGTTAATGTTATTAAAGCAGCTTTACCCCCAAGACTTTTAGGTAAGTCACAAAGAAGAATTCGTCTAATAACAGAAGTGGTAAATTATGAGACAAAGGATTTACACAATTCTAGTATCAAAATTTTAGATTTACTTCAAAAGACAAAAAGCAAAAGTTATAGTGTTAAATATTTACAGAGTAAAATCAAAGATTATTACAAGGGAATTAAAGTTTTAAAAAAACTAGGCTGGATAGAAGACTATTTAGAAATGCCTAATAATTCTCAAGTTAAAAAACAAAAATTAGTAACACAATTAGACAAAGATAATTCTAGTGATTTAACTTCAAAACAATTAGTAGTTTTAGAGATATTACAACTTAATAACGGTAGTATCTTACTAAGTGAATTGTTAGCTACAAGCCAAGTTAGCTTTTCAGTAGTTCAAGCCTTGGAAAATAAAAAACATCTTTACATTGAGTATAGAGAAAAGTTAAGACTACCAAAACAAACACTAGAAAAAATAGGACTTAAAAAAACACTAACATCAGATCAAGCTAAAGCTTTAAATATCATTAATAGCTTAGAACAGTATGCTGAAGTATTGTTACATGGGGTAACTGGTTCGGGTAAAACTGAAGTTTACATACAAGCAATTTCTACATTATTAAATAAAGGTAAGTCAGCATTAGTATTAGTACCTGAAATTGGCTTAACCTCTCAGTTAATGGATAGATTTCAAGAAAGGTTTGAAGATTTGGTTTTTGTATATCATAGTAATTTATCTGATGGAGAGAGATATGATACTTGGCGGCAAATGTTAGATGGTAAACCTAAAATAGTTATTGGTACCAGATCAGCAGTTTTTTCTCCTTTATTCAATTTAGGATTAATAGTCTTAGATGAAGAACACGACTCTAGTTTTAAACAGACACAAATCTCTCCAACCTACCATGCAAGAAAAGTAGCAAAAATAAGAGGCGGCTTGGAGAACTGTCCAGTTATATTAGGTTCAGCAACACCCTCTCTAGAGTCATGGATTTCTGTTCACCATTCTAATAAATCATCCTTAAATTCACACTATTTATCTTTACCAGAGAGAATAAATTCAAGACCACTGCCACCAATTGAAGTTGTTGATATGAGAAATGAGTTAAAGCTAGGAAATAAATCAATTTTTAGTCGTTCCTTAAAAAATTCGTTAAGTAACTTAAAAAAACAACAACACCAAGCGATTCTCTTTATTGGTCGAAGAGGACACAGTACATTTGTGTCATGCAGAAGTTGTGGTTATGTAATGAAGTGTCCTAATTGTGATGTTTCACTTGCTTATCATTATGATGATAAATCTTGTGGGGTATTAAAGTGTCATTATTGTAATAGTTCACAACTACAACCTGTAAATTGTCCTGAATGTAAATCTCCATATTTTAAGTTTTTTGGAAATGGAACTCAGAAAGTAACTGAAGCTTTAAATAGGGAATTCCCTGAGCTAAGTTTTCTGAGATTTGATAGCGATACTACCCGTCAAAAAGGTTCCTATCGTAATTTGCTAAACAAATTTTCTGAAGGTAAAGTTGATGTTTTGGTAGGAACACAAATGTTGACTAAAGGCTTAGATATAGATAGAGTAACTTTAGTAGGTGTTGTTTCTGCAGATGGATTATTATATTTATCTGATTACTATGCATCAGAAAGAGCCTTTCAAACATTAATGCAAGTATCAGGAAGAGCTGGAAGAGGAAAAGAGCCTGGGCAAGTAATAATACAAACTTATGTTCCTGAAAATACAGTTATTCAAACAGTAAAAAAGCATAATTACGAAGGTTTTGTTCAAAAAGAATTAATTCGAAGAGAGGAATTAAATCTTCCTCCTTATGGCCGTTTACTACTAATTCAACTAAGTAGTTTTAATGCTATAGAAGTTGAAAAAACGTCTGAAGTTTTTTATGATTTTTTAGTAAAAAGCTTTACTTTAGATTGTGAAATTTTAGGTCCTGCACCTGCTAACATAACAAAACTGGAAAAACGTTATCGATGGCAAATATTACTTAAATTTAAATCAAAACTGCAAGTAACTACTGCTGAAATAAAAGCCTGGCATAAGATGTGTCCATCATCAGTGAAGCTTAGAATTGATGTTGATCCCATATATATCAATTAA
- a CDS encoding NAD(P)/FAD-dependent oxidoreductase, whose translation MVGGGFGGLYTALRLSKLFVKRDKYLTITLIDKNNHFLFTPLLYELITNEMEEQEITFPFKKLLANTNISFQQGLVTEIDIKKQIIQLEGKSNLYYDKLVLATGVSSSFGSCDGAQENAIPFRTVNDAYLIKKTLLSLEKRQTEKIRIAIVGGGSSGVEIACKLSDLLQKKARIRLIEKNKNILKSYSYFIQNVANKELKSRHIFVDLETKVTQVSSNSLSLLNKNRNKTIPTDLVIWTIGTKPLEIINKLPLLKNSRGSLIINSKLQIINHPEIFAIGDIAEYQENLENKLCPTAQTAFQQADYCAWNIWASIVNNSLLSFSYQPLGEMIVLGNKNAAVSSLGIQIEGQLAYIARRLIYLHRLPTQKKQLIIGTNFILKSLLRIFSH comes from the coding sequence ATCGTTGGAGGAGGCTTTGGTGGTCTTTATACAGCCTTACGTCTCTCAAAGTTATTTGTCAAACGAGACAAATATCTGACAATAACTCTAATTGATAAAAATAATCATTTTTTATTCACTCCGCTTCTTTATGAATTAATAACTAATGAAATGGAAGAGCAGGAGATCACTTTTCCCTTTAAAAAACTGTTAGCAAATACAAATATTTCTTTCCAGCAAGGATTAGTAACTGAGATCGATATAAAAAAACAAATCATTCAATTAGAAGGTAAGAGTAATTTATATTACGATAAGCTTGTTCTTGCAACTGGGGTCTCCTCTTCTTTTGGTAGTTGTGACGGGGCTCAAGAAAATGCTATTCCGTTTAGAACAGTTAATGATGCTTACCTTATCAAAAAGACCTTATTATCGTTAGAAAAAAGACAAACTGAAAAAATTCGTATAGCTATTGTTGGTGGCGGAAGTAGTGGAGTAGAAATAGCTTGTAAGTTATCAGATCTTTTACAGAAAAAAGCTAGAATTCGCCTAATAGAAAAAAATAAAAATATTTTAAAAAGTTATTCTTATTTTATTCAAAATGTTGCGAATAAAGAGCTGAAATCTCGTCATATTTTTGTTGATTTAGAAACAAAAGTAACTCAAGTTTCTAGTAATAGCTTATCTCTATTAAATAAAAATAGAAATAAAACTATTCCTACGGATTTAGTAATTTGGACTATAGGGACTAAACCTCTAGAAATAATCAATAAATTACCTTTACTAAAAAATTCAAGAGGATCATTAATAATTAATTCTAAATTACAAATAATTAATCATCCTGAGATTTTTGCAATTGGTGATATTGCAGAATATCAAGAAAATCTGGAGAATAAGTTATGTCCAACAGCTCAAACTGCATTTCAACAAGCAGATTATTGTGCTTGGAATATATGGGCATCAATTGTAAATAATTCTCTCTTATCTTTTTCCTATCAGCCATTAGGAGAAATGATTGTTTTAGGTAATAAAAACGCTGCAGTATCTTCTTTAGGAATACAAATAGAAGGGCAATTAGCTTATATAGCAAGACGTTTAATTTACTTGCATCGTTTACCTACTCAAAAAAAACAATTGATTATTGGAACAAACTTTATACTAAAGTCCTTGCTTAGAATTTTTTCACATTGA
- the hemL gene encoding glutamate-1-semialdehyde 2,1-aminomutase has translation MPGGVSSPVRAFKSVNGEPVVFDRVKGAYAWDVDGNQYIDYVGTWGPAICGHAHPEVINALNKALENGTSFGAPSLLENILAEMVIEAVPSIEMVRFVNSGTEACMSVLRLMRAFTGREKIIKFEGCYHGHADMFLVKAGSGVATLGLPDSPGVPKSTTASTLTAPYNDLEAVKNLFKEHPDDIAGIILEPVVGNSGFIKPDPGFLEGLRELTTVNNALLTFDEVMTGFRIAYGGAQQKLGVTPDLTTLGKVIGGGLPVGAYGGRADIMSMIAPAGPVYQAGTLSGNPLAMTAGIKTLEILQRPATYEKLEEITKQLNEELLKIAKNKGHAVCGSYSGAMFGLFFTEGPVHNYSDAKRSDLNKFSRFHRGMLEKGVYLAPSQFEAGFMSLAHTFKDIEQTLAAANDVLSNL, from the coding sequence ATGCCAGGTGGAGTTAGTTCTCCTGTAAGAGCATTTAAATCAGTTAATGGTGAACCTGTCGTTTTTGATCGTGTTAAAGGAGCTTATGCTTGGGATGTAGATGGAAATCAATATATTGATTATGTAGGTACTTGGGGACCTGCTATTTGTGGGCATGCCCATCCAGAAGTTATAAATGCACTAAATAAAGCTTTAGAAAATGGAACAAGTTTCGGAGCCCCATCTTTGTTAGAAAATATATTAGCAGAAATGGTTATTGAAGCTGTTCCTAGTATTGAAATGGTTCGTTTTGTTAATTCTGGGACTGAGGCATGCATGTCAGTATTACGTTTAATGCGAGCATTTACTGGCAGAGAGAAAATTATAAAATTTGAGGGCTGTTATCACGGCCATGCTGATATGTTTTTAGTTAAAGCTGGCTCTGGAGTTGCAACTTTAGGTCTTCCTGATTCACCAGGAGTGCCCAAGAGTACTACTGCTAGTACATTAACCGCTCCTTACAATGATTTAGAAGCAGTAAAGAATTTATTTAAAGAACATCCTGATGATATAGCTGGAATTATACTTGAACCTGTAGTTGGAAATTCAGGTTTTATCAAACCAGATCCAGGATTTTTGGAGGGATTGCGAGAATTAACTACAGTGAATAACGCCTTATTAACCTTTGATGAAGTAATGACAGGTTTTCGTATTGCTTATGGAGGAGCTCAGCAAAAATTAGGAGTAACTCCTGACTTAACAACATTAGGTAAGGTAATAGGTGGAGGTTTGCCAGTAGGAGCTTATGGAGGTCGTGCAGACATAATGTCCATGATTGCCCCCGCAGGCCCAGTATATCAGGCAGGAACTCTATCTGGTAACCCATTAGCAATGACAGCTGGAATTAAAACTTTAGAGATATTACAAAGACCAGCAACTTACGAAAAACTAGAAGAAATCACAAAACAATTAAATGAAGAATTACTAAAAATAGCTAAAAATAAAGGGCATGCTGTTTGTGGTAGTTACTCCGGAGCTATGTTTGGATTATTTTTCACTGAAGGACCTGTACATAATTACAGTGATGCAAAAAGGTCTGATTTAAACAAATTTAGTCGCTTTCATAGAGGAATGCTAGAAAAAGGTGTTTATCTTGCACCCTCACAGTTTGAAGCTGGTTTTATGTCTTTAGCTCATACTTTTAAAGATATTGAACAAACTTTAGCAGCAGCCAATGATGTGTTATCAAATTTATAA
- the tgt gene encoding tRNA guanosine(34) transglycosylase Tgt produces MKFSFQLQKKCCNTQARAAIYSTPHGIVETPRFMPVGTIAAVKGITPNQLKNTEVQMILANTYHLHLQPGESIIKKAGGLHKFMHWDGPILTDSGGFQVFSLSKLREISESGVTFRSPKDGRIIKLTPEKSIDIQNALGADVIMAFDECPPGNADYQIVESATNRTYRWLKRCIQAHNRVEDQALFGIVQGGTFPQLRLQAISSLIELNLPGYAIGGVSVGEDSSLIQDIVQFSAPLLPENKPRYLMGVGTYKEIAMAIASGIDLFDCVIPTRFGRHGTALVAGERWNLKNSKFREDFRPLDEKCTCYTCLNFTRAYLNHLVRSQEMLGYTLLSLHNITELVKFTQDIRKSILNNSFTEDFKSWLT; encoded by the coding sequence GTGAAATTTTCTTTTCAACTACAAAAAAAATGCTGTAACACTCAAGCTAGAGCAGCAATTTACTCTACTCCTCATGGGATAGTAGAAACTCCAAGATTTATGCCAGTTGGAACAATAGCTGCAGTAAAAGGAATTACGCCTAATCAGCTAAAAAATACAGAAGTACAGATGATTTTAGCTAATACCTATCATCTTCATCTGCAACCAGGCGAAAGTATTATTAAAAAAGCAGGAGGCTTGCATAAGTTTATGCATTGGGATGGTCCTATTTTAACTGATTCTGGAGGCTTTCAAGTTTTTAGTCTTAGTAAACTTAGAGAGATTTCAGAATCAGGAGTAACATTTCGTTCTCCAAAAGATGGTCGTATAATTAAATTGACACCAGAAAAATCGATTGATATTCAAAATGCATTAGGGGCAGATGTTATAATGGCTTTTGACGAATGTCCTCCAGGTAATGCTGATTATCAAATCGTTGAATCTGCAACTAATCGCACCTACCGCTGGTTAAAAAGATGTATACAAGCTCATAATAGAGTCGAAGATCAAGCTTTGTTTGGTATTGTTCAGGGAGGGACTTTTCCTCAATTAAGACTTCAAGCCATATCATCGTTAATTGAATTAAATTTACCAGGTTATGCTATTGGTGGAGTTAGTGTTGGAGAAGATTCTTCTCTAATTCAAGATATTGTACAATTCTCTGCTCCATTGCTTCCTGAAAATAAACCTCGTTACCTGATGGGAGTAGGCACATATAAAGAGATAGCTATGGCAATTGCTTCTGGTATAGATTTGTTCGATTGTGTAATTCCTACTCGTTTTGGTCGTCATGGAACAGCGCTGGTCGCTGGAGAGCGCTGGAATCTCAAAAATTCTAAGTTCCGAGAAGATTTTAGGCCACTTGATGAAAAATGTACCTGTTATACATGCCTAAACTTTACAAGAGCATATCTAAATCATCTAGTAAGATCACAAGAAATGTTAGGTTACACTCTCTTGTCGTTACATAATATTACTGAACTTGTTAAATTTACTCAAGATATTCGAAAATCTATTTTAAATAATTCTTTTACTGAAGACTTTAAGTCTTGGTTAACTTAA
- a CDS encoding response regulator transcription factor: MPRILVIEDDDAIRDLISTNLEMAGYDINQAPDGIKGQALAVQLQPDLIMLDLMLPKVDGFTVCQRLRRDERTADIPVLMLSALGQTKDKVEGFNAGADDYLTKPFELAEMLARVRALLRRTDRIPQAAKHSEILNYGPLTLIPERFEAIWFEQTVKLTHLEFELLHCLLQRHGQTVSPSEILKEVWGYDPDDDIETIRVHIRHLRTKLEPDPRHPCYIKTVYGAGYCLELPSSKQLPASDDLAVV; the protein is encoded by the coding sequence ATGCCTCGAATACTTGTAATTGAAGACGACGATGCCATCAGAGATCTGATCTCTACTAATTTAGAAATGGCAGGTTATGATATTAACCAAGCTCCGGATGGAATCAAGGGACAAGCTTTAGCTGTCCAATTACAACCAGATTTAATAATGTTAGATTTAATGCTACCAAAAGTAGATGGATTTACAGTTTGTCAAAGGTTACGGAGAGATGAACGCACTGCTGATATTCCTGTTTTAATGCTGTCAGCCTTAGGACAAACTAAAGATAAAGTAGAAGGTTTTAATGCTGGAGCCGATGATTATTTGACCAAACCTTTTGAACTAGCAGAAATGCTGGCAAGAGTTAGAGCACTTTTACGTAGAACGGATCGAATCCCTCAAGCAGCTAAACATTCTGAAATTTTAAATTATGGACCATTAACGCTTATTCCCGAAAGATTTGAAGCAATTTGGTTTGAGCAAACTGTTAAGCTAACTCATTTAGAATTTGAATTATTACATTGCTTATTGCAAAGGCATGGGCAAACTGTTTCTCCAAGTGAAATACTAAAAGAAGTATGGGGATATGATCCCGATGACGATATTGAAACTATACGTGTTCATATTCGGCATCTAAGAACAAAACTAGAGCCAGATCCAAGACATCCTTGTTATATTAAAACAGTTTATGGAGCCGGTTATTGTCTTGAGCTACCTAGTTCTAAACAGTTACCTGCATCAGATGATTTAGCTGTAGTTTAA
- the menB gene encoding 1,4-dihydroxy-2-naphthoyl-CoA synthase translates to MEIEWQSVKNYDDILYSKFNGIAKITINRPHKRNAFRPKTVFELYDAFCDAREDNTIGVILLTGKSPHTDGKYAFCSGGDQSVRGSAGYIDNEGIPRLNVLDLQKLIRSLPKVVIALVAGYAIGGGNVLQLMCDLTIAADNAIFGQTGPKVGSFDGGFGASYLSRVVGQKKAREIWFLCRQYNAMQALKMGLINCVVPIEKLEEEGIRWSMEILEKSPIAIRCLKSSFNADCDGQSGLQELAGNTTLLYYMTEEGNEGKRAFLEKRNPDFSQYPWLP, encoded by the coding sequence ATGGAAATTGAATGGCAAAGTGTAAAAAATTATGACGATATACTTTATAGTAAATTTAATGGTATTGCTAAAATAACTATTAATCGTCCGCATAAACGTAATGCTTTTCGTCCAAAGACTGTTTTTGAATTGTACGATGCTTTTTGTGATGCTCGTGAAGATAATACTATTGGTGTAATTCTGTTAACAGGAAAATCACCTCATACAGATGGTAAATACGCTTTCTGTTCAGGCGGCGATCAAAGTGTTAGAGGAAGTGCTGGATATATAGATAACGAAGGGATACCTCGTTTAAATGTTCTTGATTTACAAAAACTAATTCGTTCTTTGCCAAAAGTTGTTATTGCTTTAGTGGCTGGCTATGCAATTGGAGGAGGAAATGTACTTCAATTAATGTGTGACTTAACAATTGCAGCAGATAATGCAATCTTTGGACAAACAGGACCAAAAGTTGGCAGTTTTGACGGTGGCTTTGGAGCTAGTTACTTATCTCGAGTAGTTGGTCAGAAGAAAGCTAGAGAAATCTGGTTTCTTTGTCGTCAATATAATGCGATGCAAGCGTTAAAAATGGGATTGATTAATTGTGTAGTACCAATAGAGAAATTAGAAGAGGAAGGAATACGATGGTCTATGGAAATATTAGAAAAAAGTCCTATAGCAATTCGCTGTTTAAAATCTTCGTTTAATGCTGATTGCGATGGACAATCAGGCTTACAAGAATTAGCAGGTAATACAACTCTTTTATATTATATGACAGAAGAAGGCAACGAAGGGAAAAGGGCATTTTTAGAGAAACGTAACCCTGATTTCAGCCAATATCCATGGTTACCATGA